The region GTCATCGTGGCTGCCCTTGTCGACCGGCGAGACCAGGCCCGGTTTGGGATACAGCGTCAGTTCCTGATGCAGGCTGCGCAACGCCATGCGCGCGAGCTCACGGCAGAAAGCTTGCTGCCGGCGCTGGCGGCGGCGCCGTTCGGTGTAATGCATCGCCACCGGCAAGCGCATGGCGGGCAAGGTAACGAGGTGATCTACGCCGCGCACGCGTGCTCCTCCAGTGCGGCCAGCAATTCATCCACCCGCTGCAAGGCAACGCCGCTGCCGTGCTTGACCAGCACGCGGTTGTCGGACCTGCCGCAGGCTTGCGCCCATTCTTTCCATGCCACCGCATGGCCGGAGGGGAAGGCAATCTCGCCATCCAGCGGCAAGCGCAGGGCGTGCCGCTGCAGCAAGGACACGCCATGCTCCAGTTGCAACCTGTCCTGCGGTGAAAACAGCACGTCGATATCCGACGCCGGGCGCAAATAGGAAAGTCCGGTGAGCGCCTGCAAAGCCAGCGAACCGTACACGCGAATCGTCAGTCCTTGCGCCGCGATCTGGTCATGCATGACGCGCAGATCATCCCGCCATTGCGATCCGGCATGTTCGATAACATCGGCAATCTCCAGCGGCGCACGCATCTCCCGCACGCCCTGCAGGGCGACGCGCAAGGCCACGCGCAATTTGACGCCGTCCCGATCAGGCGGCAAGGCAATGCCGAGACAGATCTCGCCGGATGCGCAATCGGCATCACGGCGACGGATCACCGCCGGCCAATCGTGCTGCCGCCAGCGCTGCACGGCGAAGCGATGTTCATCGGCCACGCGCGCGAGCGCATCGAGCCAACCGGCCTCGTTGAGCCAGGCCAGTCCGTGGCGGGCGGACAATTCAGAGCGGCTTGACATCGCTGCCGCTGACGATGGCGTCAACCACGCGCTGCGACCAGTTGCGGCCGCCGCGCTGCAAGCCGACCGCTGCGCGCCGGTCGGTATCTTCCGCCGTAGCCAGCGCTTGCGCCAATTGAACTGCCAGATCGCCATTCCAGATCTCGGCGACGCCACCCATGCGATGATAATTTTCAGGACCGGGAGCGAATACCGGGTTGCTCCTGGCCAATTCGACCAGGCGCTCTTCCGGCACCTTGGTGATGCGCGCCATCGCCGGCAAGCCCATCACGCGAATCGTCGCGTTCGGC is a window of Herbaspirillum hiltneri N3 DNA encoding:
- the mdcG gene encoding malonate decarboxylase holo-[acyl-carrier-protein] synthase, yielding MSSRSELSARHGLAWLNEAGWLDALARVADEHRFAVQRWRQHDWPAVIRRRDADCASGEICLGIALPPDRDGVKLRVALRVALQGVREMRAPLEIADVIEHAGSQWRDDLRVMHDQIAAQGLTIRVYGSLALQALTGLSYLRPASDIDVLFSPQDRLQLEHGVSLLQRHALRLPLDGEIAFPSGHAVAWKEWAQACGRSDNRVLVKHGSGVALQRVDELLAALEEHACAA